In one Deinococcus sp. QL22 genomic region, the following are encoded:
- a CDS encoding dienelactone hydrolase family protein: MSDYKQDLFRYVAEEFTEDYREGELERREFLRRSVLLGGSVVGARTLLASLGVAGVSAAELAAAQTAPPQNEPAKNTYQVAPDDASLDAGPVTYEALGRTNFAYLARPKGVTSAPIVMVIHENRGLQPHIQDVARRAAKAGFIALAPDFISSEGGTAKFTDTAQISAFIARTPAETHAAHGLAAVEFLKTQPGAQVDRFGMLGFCWGGGMTWLLSTKLPDLKAAIPFYGPSPSFAEVPKIKAAVLGIYGKNDPRITNNAAATQAALTAAGVKHQFLIYPGANHAFHNDTGANYKRDAAENAWATTLVWLRGNL, translated from the coding sequence ATGAGCGACTACAAGCAAGACCTGTTCCGATATGTGGCCGAGGAATTTACAGAGGATTACCGTGAGGGCGAGCTGGAGCGCCGAGAGTTCCTGCGCCGCAGCGTGCTCTTGGGCGGGTCGGTTGTGGGCGCACGCACGCTGCTGGCCTCACTGGGCGTAGCGGGGGTCAGCGCCGCTGAGTTGGCGGCCGCACAAACGGCCCCGCCGCAAAATGAACCTGCCAAGAACACGTATCAAGTGGCTCCTGATGACGCCTCGCTGGACGCTGGCCCGGTCACCTACGAGGCGTTGGGCCGCACCAATTTTGCCTACCTCGCCCGGCCTAAGGGCGTGACCTCTGCTCCCATCGTCATGGTGATTCACGAGAACCGGGGACTCCAGCCACATATTCAGGACGTGGCCCGGCGTGCGGCCAAAGCAGGATTTATTGCCTTGGCCCCCGACTTTATTTCTTCGGAAGGTGGCACGGCCAAGTTTACCGACACGGCCCAGATCTCGGCCTTTATTGCGCGCACGCCTGCCGAAACGCATGCGGCGCATGGCCTAGCCGCCGTGGAATTTCTGAAAACGCAGCCGGGCGCACAGGTCGACCGTTTCGGAATGTTGGGCTTTTGCTGGGGCGGCGGCATGACGTGGCTGCTCTCGACCAAACTGCCCGACCTGAAAGCCGCGATTCCGTTTTACGGCCCCTCTCCTTCATTTGCAGAAGTGCCCAAAATCAAGGCGGCGGTACTGGGCATTTACGGCAAAAACGACCCTCGAATCACCAATAACGCGGCGGCCACCCAAGCTGCACTGACCGCAGCAGGCGTGAAGCACCAGTTCCTGATCTATCCGGGGGCCAATCACGCCTTTCACAACGACACCGGAGCCAACTACAAACGCGACGCCGCTGAGAACGCTTGGGCAACCACGCTGGTGTGGCTGAGGGGCAATTTGTAA
- a CDS encoding transposase family protein has product MNRKQFRRRTGVSPETFAEMEEVLTLGEGRKKKSGRPAALSVAEQLLMTLEFWREYRTFAHLGDDWGVHETTVHRTVQRVEAALIASAHFQMPKKRVFQEAQLVYSIVAVDASEVPCERPKKSRAVGTAGRRSAIP; this is encoded by the coding sequence ATGAACCGCAAGCAGTTTCGTCGACGCACCGGGGTTTCCCCGGAAACCTTTGCCGAGATGGAAGAAGTGCTGACCCTCGGCGAAGGACGGAAGAAGAAATCTGGCCGCCCAGCCGCGCTGAGCGTGGCTGAACAGCTGCTGATGACCCTAGAATTCTGGCGTGAGTATCGAACCTTTGCACACCTGGGTGACGATTGGGGTGTGCATGAAACCACCGTGCACCGCACGGTGCAACGCGTGGAAGCGGCATTGATCGCCAGTGCGCACTTCCAGATGCCCAAGAAACGCGTATTTCAGGAAGCGCAGCTCGTCTATAGCATTGTCGCGGTTGATGCTTCTGAGGTCCCGTGTGAACGGCCCAAAAAAAGCAGGGCGGTTGGTACAGCGGGAAGAAGAAGCGCCATACCCTGA
- a CDS encoding Rrf2 family transcriptional regulator gives MNSQYSIAVHILTLLDSSSGAGASAEIAGSVGVNPVVIRSVTGLLRKAGLLTTQRGVSGAQLTRPAHQISLLDVYRAVNAPDSVLKVHAHPNLACPVGAGIQRALEEVYGQAQAALESRLAEVMLSDITRAVHQQAS, from the coding sequence GTGAACAGTCAATATTCCATTGCCGTCCATATCCTGACCCTCCTCGACTCCTCGTCTGGGGCGGGGGCTTCAGCCGAAATTGCCGGGAGCGTGGGCGTCAATCCCGTGGTGATCCGTAGCGTTACGGGGCTGTTGCGAAAGGCCGGACTCCTGACCACTCAGCGTGGAGTTTCGGGGGCACAGCTGACCCGGCCCGCCCACCAGATCAGCCTGCTGGACGTGTACCGCGCCGTAAACGCACCCGACTCGGTGCTGAAGGTACACGCACATCCCAATCTGGCTTGCCCAGTGGGAGCAGGTATTCAGCGCGCGTTAGAGGAAGTGTACGGGCAGGCGCAGGCCGCCCTCGAATCCCGGTTGGCCGAAGTCATGCTCTCCGACATCACCCGCGCCGTGCATCAGCAAGCCAGTTGA
- a CDS encoding glycoside hydrolase family 2 protein, whose translation MPYSNHPTPLLEREHWRDLSGTWRFCFEDAGVWQHPSEVIFDREIEVPYAPESVRSGIHDQGFHSVVWYGLTLTPTPEERAGRLLLHFGAVDYSATVWANGRLVAQHSGGHTPFFADITQQARAGESVEIVVRAQDNPHDLAKPRGKQDWQREPHSIWYPRTTGIWQTVWLECVPSTYLQALRWSSDPLRWQIGMELEVAGPVLPGLSVRVRLYRNETLLADDRYGLAQAELSRQIALSDPGIDDFRNELLWSPNHPQLIDALVELMLGDTVLDRVRSYTALRFVGVTGNRFLLNGRPYYLKMVLDQGYWPDSLMTATDAELRRDVELTRQLGFNGARKHQKIESPRWLYWCDVLGLLVWEEMPSPYRFTAQAVHCLIREWTEVIERDRSHPCIVAWVPFNESWGVPDLPTNPAHRDYVRTLYHLTKTLDPTRPVIGNDGWEHVATDILTIHDYADDPEILRRRYGTLESTRLSLEHQQPADRALTLMGFQAVGQPVMISEFGGIAYIPDHSSGWGYSQSQNEADFVQDYAALLAAIHDCHGLSGFCYTQLTDTFQEKNGLLYEDRTPKAGLVELARSTQGTRTAREMTIDPVMNPYGHAARWVKRADDDFFAITDRE comes from the coding sequence GTGCCGTATTCCAACCACCCCACCCCGCTGCTGGAGCGCGAGCATTGGCGCGATCTCAGCGGCACTTGGCGCTTTTGTTTTGAAGATGCCGGAGTTTGGCAGCACCCCAGTGAAGTGATCTTTGACCGCGAAATCGAGGTTCCCTACGCTCCCGAAAGCGTGCGGAGCGGGATTCATGATCAGGGCTTTCATTCGGTGGTGTGGTACGGGCTGACGCTGACGCCCACACCCGAGGAGCGCGCAGGCAGGTTGCTGCTGCATTTTGGAGCAGTCGATTACAGCGCCACCGTATGGGCCAATGGGCGTTTGGTGGCCCAGCACAGCGGCGGCCATACGCCCTTTTTTGCCGATATTACCCAGCAGGCGCGGGCGGGCGAGAGTGTGGAGATCGTGGTGCGGGCGCAGGACAACCCGCATGACTTGGCCAAACCGCGCGGCAAACAAGACTGGCAACGCGAGCCGCATTCCATCTGGTACCCGCGCACCACCGGCATTTGGCAAACCGTGTGGCTGGAATGCGTGCCCAGCACTTATCTACAGGCGCTGCGGTGGTCGTCCGATCCGCTGCGGTGGCAAATTGGCATGGAGCTGGAGGTGGCCGGGCCAGTCTTGCCGGGCCTGAGCGTGCGTGTGCGCCTGTACCGCAATGAGACGCTGCTGGCCGATGACCGCTACGGGCTGGCCCAAGCGGAATTGTCGCGTCAGATTGCCCTCTCCGACCCCGGAATAGACGATTTCCGAAACGAACTGCTGTGGAGCCCGAACCATCCCCAACTGATAGACGCCCTGGTGGAGTTGATGCTGGGGGACACAGTACTTGACCGAGTGCGGAGCTATACGGCGCTGCGGTTCGTGGGGGTTACGGGCAACCGGTTTTTGCTGAATGGGCGGCCCTATTACCTGAAAATGGTGTTGGATCAGGGCTACTGGCCGGACAGCCTGATGACCGCCACTGACGCCGAACTGCGCCGAGATGTGGAATTGACCCGCCAATTGGGATTTAACGGTGCACGTAAGCACCAAAAAATAGAGTCGCCGCGCTGGCTGTACTGGTGCGACGTGCTGGGCCTGCTGGTGTGGGAAGAAATGCCTAGCCCCTACCGCTTTACGGCGCAGGCCGTGCATTGCCTGATCCGCGAATGGACAGAGGTGATAGAACGTGACCGCTCGCATCCGTGCATCGTGGCATGGGTGCCGTTCAACGAGTCTTGGGGCGTGCCCGATTTGCCCACCAACCCCGCGCACCGCGACTATGTGCGTACCCTGTATCACCTGACCAAAACCCTTGATCCCACCCGCCCGGTCATCGGGAACGACGGCTGGGAACATGTTGCCACCGATATCCTGACTATTCACGATTATGCTGACGACCCCGAAATCTTGCGGCGGCGCTACGGCACGCTGGAATCCACCCGGCTGTCGCTGGAACATCAGCAGCCCGCTGACCGCGCCCTCACGCTGATGGGCTTTCAGGCGGTGGGGCAGCCCGTGATGATCTCGGAATTTGGTGGCATCGCCTATATTCCCGACCATAGCAGTGGCTGGGGCTATAGTCAGTCCCAGAACGAGGCCGATTTCGTGCAGGATTACGCGGCATTGCTCGCGGCCATCCATGATTGTCACGGGTTGTCGGGGTTTTGTTACACGCAGCTGACCGACACTTTTCAGGAGAAAAACGGCCTGCTGTACGAAGACCGCACGCCCAAAGCGGGTCTGGTGGAACTGGCACGCAGCACACAGGGCACGCGCACGGCGCGGGAAATGACGATTGATCCGGTTATGAATCCGTACGGACACGCCGCCCGCTGGGTCAAACGGGCGGATGACGACTTTTTTGCCATTACCGACCGAGAATGA
- a CDS encoding choice-of-anchor I family protein: MRLSAPARLALATLTLSAALTACMQPNTPDFPLVTTLGFEGFDAQQSTLKLRGGTPSALLSTDAEPEYITVAPDGKAAYITVQESNAVATLDLTTGTWAGLKSLGFKDHSAAGMGLDASDRDGGINIQNWPVQGAYMPDAIASFASGGQTYLLTANEGDTREYTAFADATKVSDLKLDAATFPNAADLQKDAALGRLLVSRVDADTDGDGDADRLVSFGGRSMTVWKSDLTRVADTGDLFERKTAELTPSSFNSNGTGSTRDTRSDNKGPEAEGVTVGQVAGKTLAFVGLERTGGVMVLDVSTPAAPAFVAYANTVTTTATPNSGLAGDLGPEGLLFIPAAESPNGTNMLVVANEVSGSTTLYSVADSGNLTLLGRHQVTPFAFDRGAAEIPAYDPASKRLFVVNGATGGLDILTIVDPAKPALVGAADLSKYGSSANSVTVHNGVVAVAVQDAVKTNPGKVAFLNSDGTERAPAVTVGALPDMLTFTPNGSLLLVANEGEPNDAYTVDPAGSVSLINVGKALQSK, translated from the coding sequence ATGAGACTTTCTGCTCCTGCGCGGCTGGCTTTGGCGACCCTAACCCTCAGCGCTGCCCTGACCGCCTGCATGCAACCGAACACGCCCGATTTCCCGCTGGTCACGACCCTCGGCTTTGAAGGCTTCGATGCCCAGCAGTCCACGCTGAAGCTGCGCGGCGGCACACCCAGCGCCCTGCTGTCCACAGACGCCGAACCCGAATACATCACGGTTGCGCCGGACGGCAAGGCGGCTTACATCACCGTGCAGGAGAGCAACGCGGTAGCCACCCTCGACCTGACCACCGGAACCTGGGCGGGCCTGAAATCGCTGGGCTTCAAAGACCACTCGGCGGCGGGCATGGGCCTGGATGCCAGTGACCGGGACGGCGGCATCAACATTCAGAATTGGCCTGTGCAGGGCGCGTATATGCCCGATGCTATCGCCAGCTTTGCCAGCGGAGGCCAAACGTACCTGCTGACCGCCAACGAGGGCGATACCCGTGAGTACACGGCCTTTGCCGACGCCACCAAAGTGTCTGACCTGAAGCTGGACGCGGCCACCTTTCCGAACGCTGCCGATCTGCAAAAAGATGCCGCGCTGGGCCGACTGCTGGTCAGCCGAGTCGATGCCGACACCGATGGAGACGGCGACGCTGACCGTTTGGTGTCGTTTGGGGGCCGCAGCATGACGGTCTGGAAGTCCGACCTGACCCGCGTGGCCGACACGGGCGACCTGTTCGAACGCAAAACGGCGGAACTGACGCCTTCCAGCTTCAATTCCAATGGCACGGGCAGCACCCGCGACACCCGCAGTGACAACAAAGGCCCGGAAGCCGAAGGCGTCACGGTGGGCCAAGTGGCCGGGAAGACCTTGGCATTTGTGGGCTTGGAGCGCACCGGCGGCGTGATGGTGCTGGACGTGAGTACGCCCGCAGCCCCAGCGTTTGTGGCCTATGCCAATACCGTAACGACCACCGCCACCCCGAACAGTGGTTTGGCAGGCGACCTCGGCCCCGAAGGGTTGCTGTTTATTCCCGCCGCCGAGAGTCCCAACGGCACCAACATGTTGGTCGTCGCCAACGAGGTCAGCGGTTCCACGACCCTCTACAGCGTGGCCGATTCGGGCAACCTGACGTTGCTGGGGCGCCACCAGGTCACGCCTTTCGCGTTCGACAGGGGTGCAGCCGAGATTCCCGCCTACGATCCGGCCAGCAAGCGCCTGTTCGTCGTGAACGGGGCGACGGGTGGGCTGGATATTCTGACGATTGTCGACCCCGCCAAGCCTGCACTCGTGGGCGCGGCCGATCTGAGCAAATACGGATCCAGTGCCAATAGCGTCACGGTGCACAATGGTGTGGTGGCCGTCGCCGTGCAAGACGCCGTGAAAACCAACCCCGGCAAAGTGGCCTTCCTGAACAGCGACGGCACCGAACGCGCCCCCGCCGTCACTGTGGGAGCGCTGCCCGACATGCTCACGTTTACGCCCAACGGCTCGCTCTTGCTGGTCGCCAACGAGGGCGAGCCGAACGACGCTTACACGGTGGACCCCGCAGGATCGGTCAGCCTGATCAACGTGGGTAAGGCGCTTCAGAGCAAGTGA
- a CDS encoding NPCBM/NEW2 domain-containing protein — MHIRPLQTKSMLALAPTLAFCASVPELFSPGAAGSEVQTLDDGAATAHSLLGLSAQPLAFRHLLSATSGWGPMECDLSNGEQTAADGQVLSLNGQIYARGSGVHAPSSLVFSVGEGCETLSADVGVDDEVSGGSVTLEVWADGKLVHNSGLMSSAESAKSLVVDVAGKKELQLVVTSSGDGSSQDHAD; from the coding sequence GTGCACATACGCCCGTTGCAAACCAAGTCCATGCTGGCCCTTGCCCCTACGCTGGCTTTCTGCGCTTCGGTGCCTGAACTGTTTAGTCCGGGCGCTGCTGGTTCGGAGGTGCAAACGCTTGATGACGGCGCTGCGACGGCCCACTCGTTGCTTGGTCTTAGCGCACAGCCCTTGGCCTTCCGGCACCTGCTGAGTGCCACCAGCGGTTGGGGGCCAATGGAATGTGACCTCAGCAATGGCGAGCAAACGGCCGCAGATGGGCAGGTGCTCTCCTTGAACGGCCAAATCTATGCGCGGGGGTCCGGCGTTCACGCCCCCTCCAGCCTCGTGTTCAGTGTGGGCGAGGGTTGCGAGACCTTGAGCGCCGACGTGGGAGTAGACGATGAAGTCAGCGGCGGCAGCGTGACCCTTGAGGTCTGGGCCGACGGCAAACTGGTGCACAATTCGGGCCTGATGAGCAGCGCTGAATCCGCCAAGAGCCTGGTGGTCGATGTGGCAGGGAAAAAGGAACTGCAATTGGTGGTCACCTCTTCCGGAGACGGGTCTTCTCAGGATCATGCGGACTAG
- a CDS encoding transposase: MKTENATGDAPRLYQAILPHLHPALWNDVRNARTLAWMVSGLVLSQSVSIPSWLPHIHSQATVAQSTERRCRRWLENPAIAPGSVYGPLITRALRDWGPHSLTLALDTSILFGRFCLIRVAVLYRGRAVPLVSRVLEHASAQVGTEQLLPVLAEVKGLLDFLGLHDVRLLADRGFCDTALMGWLRVCGWHFRIRIKSSLILAAPDGQRVCTIGEIKLAARETRCFHNVTITGHRFGPVDVSGRPTDGPEQWQVVSDEPTSRATFAEYGERFQIEEGFLDDKSGLFGLEDSKLRDAASLERLILVISVATLLLVSEGLQLVQQGVRRTIDPHWNRALSYLKLGLRGVHFALSRGQAVLNRLTLQGGADPAPPGRRKKSHVSSVDALEGGWVLRFRSPS, encoded by the coding sequence GTGAAGACCGAAAATGCCACCGGGGACGCCCCCCGACTGTACCAAGCGATCCTGCCCCACCTCCACCCCGCCCTGTGGAACGACGTCCGCAACGCCCGTACGCTGGCCTGGATGGTCAGCGGCTTGGTGCTGTCCCAGAGCGTTTCCATTCCCTCCTGGCTGCCGCACATCCACTCCCAGGCCACGGTCGCCCAGAGCACCGAACGTCGCTGCCGACGGTGGCTGGAGAATCCAGCCATCGCCCCTGGCAGTGTGTATGGCCCCCTGATTACCCGAGCCTTGCGGGATTGGGGCCCGCATTCCCTGACGCTGGCGCTGGACACCAGCATCCTGTTCGGACGCTTCTGTCTGATCCGGGTGGCCGTCCTCTACCGGGGACGCGCGGTACCGCTCGTCTCCCGCGTCCTAGAGCATGCCAGTGCTCAGGTCGGCACCGAACAACTCCTGCCTGTCCTCGCCGAGGTCAAAGGCCTGCTGGATTTTCTTGGGCTGCACGATGTTCGACTCCTGGCGGATCGGGGTTTTTGCGACACGGCCTTGATGGGCTGGCTCCGCGTCTGCGGATGGCACTTCCGCATCCGCATCAAATCGAGCCTGATTCTGGCCGCTCCAGACGGGCAACGGGTCTGCACCATCGGGGAAATCAAACTCGCAGCGCGCGAAACGCGCTGCTTCCACAACGTCACGATCACCGGACACCGATTTGGGCCGGTGGATGTTTCTGGCCGTCCCACGGACGGCCCAGAGCAGTGGCAGGTGGTGAGCGATGAACCCACCAGTCGTGCAACGTTTGCTGAGTACGGCGAGCGCTTCCAAATAGAGGAAGGATTCTTGGATGATAAGAGTGGCCTCTTCGGTCTGGAGGACTCCAAACTGCGTGATGCCGCCAGCCTCGAACGCCTGATCCTGGTGATCTCTGTGGCCACGCTCCTGCTCGTCTCCGAAGGACTCCAGCTCGTGCAGCAGGGTGTGCGCAGAACCATTGATCCCCATTGGAACCGCGCCCTGAGCTATTTGAAACTTGGTTTACGCGGCGTCCACTTCGCGCTGAGCCGGGGGCAGGCAGTACTCAACCGCCTGACGCTCCAAGGAGGCGCCGATCCGGCGCCTCCCGGACGTCGCAAGAAATCGCATGTCAGTTCTGTGGACGCTTTAGAAGGCGGCTGGGTGCTCAGATTTCGCTCTCCCTCATAA
- a CDS encoding transposase family protein, which produces MGTATSAGVVHDLKLFRQSGVRLPNETALIGDAGYQGLWRSHGHAITTHKATRASPLSAEQRQDNRVLAQTRQGIEHVIRRMKIFRVLKGVYRHRRRRFALRVQLIAALCNLTRARPA; this is translated from the coding sequence TTGGGCACCGCCACGAGTGCTGGGGTCGTTCATGATCTGAAGCTGTTCCGTCAGTCTGGCGTGCGGCTGCCCAACGAGACGGCGCTGATCGGGGACGCTGGATACCAGGGACTCTGGCGGAGCCACGGGCATGCCATCACCACCCATAAGGCGACGCGAGCGTCGCCTCTGTCAGCCGAACAGCGCCAGGATAATCGTGTGCTGGCGCAGACCCGGCAGGGGATCGAGCATGTCATCCGTCGCATGAAAATCTTCCGCGTGTTGAAGGGCGTGTACCGACATCGGCGACGTCGGTTTGCACTCCGGGTTCAGCTGATCGCTGCGCTCTGTAACCTCACCCGCGCACGTCCCGCCTGA
- a CDS encoding NPCBM/NEW2 domain-containing protein, with protein sequence MSNKVVLGTLATLTVLMACSRPDGSQSQVPDPYAGGKSYPWSDRLDLPSADPYADGKSYPWTGIRTSAAGVQAQALGSGDNFLSDLTWTSATNAWGPIEQDRSNAEQAAGDGRPLTIGGQVFAKGLGVHAASEVSYTLGGMCNTFTASVGIDDEVGDRGSVVFQVWNGTATKLYDSGTVRGTDPAKPVSVNVAGVQNLRLVVTDGSDGISYDHGDWANAKVSCSAEESSGVKQLSDLTWTSATNAWGPVERDQSNGEQGAGDGRPLTIGGQVFTTGLGVHASSTLTYGLAGHCTVFTAQVGIDDEVSDRGSVVFQVWNGTAAKLYDSGTVRGIDAAKPVSVNLAGVQSLRLVVTDAANGIDYDHADWADARLTCGGDSTAPAAPSGLSASPQAGGTAVGGIMLDWADNTEPDLAGYRVYRAAQPGGLYSLITPQGLTASSFTDAYAPENAASYYRVVATDTSGNASGAALANALRPPAPVTSTYTYSALANQPYSVAESQGRMLNGRLYTFGGFDSLKGCCTPTNRAYLYDPATSLWTPLAPMPDKGATHAGLTTDGTSLYYAGGYLADSAWSGQIFGSKAVWRYDPASNTYTHLPDLPLERAAGQLEYLDGKLHYFGGTNLARTQNVGDHYVLDLTGAASSWTVSAPLPNPRHHMGSTVLGGKIYAVGGQHGHDQASVTQASLHAYDPATNTWTALQSLPRARSHISNTTFVLAGRLVVAGGESAHDRPISDVSAYNPATDTWTALTPLPVPRSSSVAGPAGQGFVYTGGNTQGGWLVLP encoded by the coding sequence ATGAGCAACAAAGTTGTGCTGGGCACATTGGCTACGCTGACCGTGCTGATGGCTTGCTCACGCCCAGATGGAAGCCAGTCTCAAGTGCCCGACCCTTATGCGGGGGGCAAGAGTTATCCGTGGAGTGACCGTCTGGATCTGCCGAGCGCAGATCCGTATGCAGACGGCAAGAGTTACCCGTGGACGGGTATCCGCACGTCTGCTGCCGGGGTGCAAGCTCAGGCGTTGGGGAGTGGTGACAATTTCCTCTCCGACCTGACCTGGACGAGTGCCACCAACGCTTGGGGGCCGATCGAACAAGACCGGAGCAACGCCGAGCAGGCTGCGGGCGATGGGCGGCCCCTGACCATCGGCGGACAAGTCTTTGCCAAGGGGCTGGGGGTGCATGCGGCGTCTGAAGTCAGCTATACGCTGGGTGGGATGTGCAATACCTTCACGGCATCGGTGGGCATAGATGACGAGGTCGGCGACCGGGGCAGTGTCGTCTTTCAAGTCTGGAACGGCACGGCCACCAAACTGTACGACTCTGGGACGGTGCGCGGCACCGACCCGGCCAAGCCGGTCAGCGTGAACGTGGCGGGTGTTCAGAACTTACGTCTGGTGGTGACCGATGGCAGTGACGGCATCAGTTACGATCACGGGGATTGGGCGAATGCCAAAGTCAGTTGCTCGGCCGAGGAGTCCAGCGGCGTCAAGCAGCTCTCTGACCTGACGTGGACAAGCGCCACCAATGCTTGGGGGCCAGTAGAGCGCGACCAGAGCAACGGCGAGCAGGGGGCGGGAGATGGTCGGCCCCTTACCATCGGCGGGCAGGTCTTTACGACGGGACTGGGCGTGCATGCCAGTTCGACCTTAACGTATGGGTTGGCGGGGCACTGCACGGTGTTTACGGCTCAGGTGGGCATAGATGACGAGGTCAGCGACCGGGGCAGTGTCGTCTTTCAGGTCTGGAACGGCACAGCGGCCAAGCTGTATGACTCTGGCACGGTGCGCGGCATAGACGCGGCCAAGCCGGTCAGCGTGAATCTGGCAGGCGTGCAAAGCCTGCGCCTCGTGGTCACCGATGCAGCCAACGGCATCGACTATGACCATGCGGACTGGGCCGATGCCCGCCTGACCTGTGGGGGGGACAGTACCGCTCCGGCTGCTCCGAGCGGTCTCAGCGCGTCGCCGCAAGCAGGCGGTACGGCGGTGGGCGGCATCATGCTGGACTGGGCCGACAACACCGAACCTGATCTGGCTGGCTACCGCGTTTACAGGGCCGCGCAACCCGGTGGACTGTACAGCCTGATCACCCCCCAAGGCCTCACCGCATCCTCTTTTACCGACGCCTACGCCCCCGAAAACGCGGCTTCGTACTACCGGGTCGTCGCCACAGATACGAGCGGCAACGCTTCAGGAGCGGCTCTGGCCAATGCTTTGCGCCCCCCGGCTCCTGTCACCAGTACCTACACTTATTCCGCGCTTGCCAACCAGCCCTACAGTGTGGCGGAATCTCAGGGACGGATGCTGAATGGCAGGCTGTACACCTTTGGCGGTTTCGACAGCTTGAAGGGATGCTGCACCCCCACCAACCGTGCTTACCTGTATGATCCGGCTACCTCCCTCTGGACGCCGCTGGCCCCCATGCCCGACAAAGGAGCCACGCACGCGGGCCTGACCACCGATGGAACCAGTCTCTATTACGCGGGTGGCTACCTCGCCGACAGCGCTTGGAGCGGTCAGATTTTTGGTAGCAAAGCCGTGTGGCGCTACGATCCGGCCAGCAATACCTACACCCATCTGCCCGATTTGCCCCTAGAGCGGGCGGCCGGACAGCTGGAATATCTGGACGGCAAGCTGCACTACTTCGGCGGCACCAACCTTGCCCGCACCCAAAATGTGGGCGACCACTACGTGCTAGACCTGACAGGCGCGGCCTCGTCGTGGACAGTGTCGGCCCCCTTGCCCAATCCGCGCCACCACATGGGGTCTACCGTGCTGGGCGGCAAAATCTATGCGGTGGGCGGCCAGCACGGACACGATCAGGCGTCGGTGACGCAGGCGTCGCTGCATGCCTACGACCCGGCCACCAACACCTGGACAGCCCTGCAGAGCTTGCCCCGCGCCCGCAGCCACATCTCCAACACCACCTTTGTGCTGGCTGGGCGGTTGGTCGTTGCTGGCGGAGAATCCGCGCACGACCGCCCCATTTCGGATGTCAGCGCCTACAATCCGGCCACCGACACCTGGACGGCCCTCACACCCCTTCCGGTGCCCCGTTCCTCCAGCGTGGCTGGCCCAGCCGGACAGGGCTTTGTGTACACCGGCGGCAATACGCAAGGCGGTTGGCTGGTCCTGCCCTGA
- a CDS encoding glycoside hydrolase family 43 protein gives MKPLTALLPKVFARNLSAKKVFPREFHTAAEDLPDPNVLLAPDGYYVYATNTPGINVPVVFSADLQGFSLLGDAMPVLPRWVRRGFTWAPDVAEMGGRYVLYFTARLRRSGRQVIGVATSERPEGPFVAADRPLITMLELGGAIDANVLITAGRKRYLYWKNDGNAVGQATQLWGAALSDDGLSLISDPVALLTATEPWERELVEAPQVIEGDGVFHLLYSCADFGDETYAVGDASGPTPLGPFHKTRNAPVLASHGRLAGPGHSHAFRTAAGHWQLAYHAWETGRCGYPKGRRALHFLPLQLDGGHLRLTFPEITAEACD, from the coding sequence ATGAAACCGCTCACGGCGCTTCTTCCCAAAGTGTTTGCCCGCAACTTGTCGGCCAAAAAAGTGTTTCCCAGAGAGTTCCATACGGCTGCAGAAGACCTGCCGGATCCCAACGTATTGCTGGCCCCAGACGGCTATTACGTATACGCTACCAATACGCCGGGGATTAATGTGCCTGTGGTCTTCAGCGCCGATTTGCAGGGTTTTAGCCTCTTGGGGGACGCCATGCCCGTGTTGCCCCGTTGGGTGCGGCGCGGCTTTACCTGGGCACCTGACGTGGCCGAAATGGGCGGGCGTTACGTGCTGTACTTTACAGCCCGCCTACGCCGCAGCGGACGCCAAGTCATCGGCGTGGCCACCAGCGAGCGTCCAGAAGGCCCGTTTGTGGCCGCAGACCGCCCGCTGATAACCATGCTGGAACTCGGCGGCGCAATTGACGCCAATGTGTTGATCACGGCTGGCAGAAAGCGGTACTTGTACTGGAAAAACGACGGCAACGCAGTAGGGCAGGCCACTCAGTTGTGGGGCGCGGCCCTCAGTGACGACGGCCTCAGCCTCATCAGTGACCCCGTGGCTCTCTTAACGGCCACCGAGCCCTGGGAGCGTGAACTTGTAGAAGCGCCGCAGGTCATTGAAGGCGACGGCGTGTTCCATCTGCTGTATTCCTGCGCCGACTTCGGAGATGAGACGTACGCGGTGGGCGACGCGTCCGGGCCCACGCCACTCGGCCCTTTTCACAAAACCCGCAACGCCCCGGTGTTGGCCTCCCACGGGCGGCTGGCCGGGCCGGGCCACAGTCACGCTTTCCGCACTGCTGCGGGGCACTGGCAATTGGCCTACCATGCGTGGGAAACCGGACGTTGCGGCTACCCCAAAGGCCGCCGGGCGCTGCACTTTTTACCCCTTCAACTCGACGGTGGCCACCTGCGCTTGACCTTTCCCGAAATCACCGCCGAAGCCTGCGATTAG